One window of Lemur catta isolate mLemCat1 chromosome 3, mLemCat1.pri, whole genome shotgun sequence genomic DNA carries:
- the ZSCAN20 gene encoding zinc finger and SCAN domain-containing protein 20 isoform X4, with product MAPQPLKESAVLAPRVPTLPKMGSVGDWEVTAESQDALGPGRHAEKEFCKDALGDDCGNGVCLGVSVSKPSITSQRERGPEFWGISLKNSWKRNTADYSMENEQTKPAQALAWRDSRTWEEQYQWDVEDMKVSGVHWGYEETKTFLAILSESPFSEKLRTCHQNRQVYRAIAERLRARGFLRTLEQCRYRVKNLLRNYRKAKSSHPPGTCPFYEELEALVRARTAIRVTDSPGEAVALPRLGDSDTEMDEQEEGAWEPEETAEDCNGAGLVTDESAQGSRIAGGPALLQSRIAGVHWGYEETKAFLAILSESPFSEKLRTCHQNSQVYRAIAERLCAMGFLRTLEQCRYRFKNLLRSYRKAKSSHPPGTCPFYEELDSLMRARTVVRAIGTVREAMGLPRCGQSSAEADDQEAWAEMADEDAVKPPTPCPKTPDTGFEVRPEDEDQISEQDIFEGLPGALSTCTAEAVCRPLDWGADSENELENEGKQQWGNPPGEQWEECSSEEDLEKLIDHQGLYLVEKPYKCDACVKSFSRSSHFLAHQRIHTGERPYRCLECGKNFSDRSNLNTHQRIHTGEKPYKCLECGKGFSDHSNLVTHQRIHTGEKPYKCGECWKSFNQSSNLLKHQRIHLGGNPDQCSEPAEDSGQSPSFSAHWKGSAKETSPEQPQSINKNLNSPGAHSTNSGEKLYECSECGRSFSKSSALISHQRIHTGEKPYECAECGKSFSKSSTLANHQRTHTGEKPYKCVDCGKCFSERSKLITHQRVHTGEKPYKCLECGKFFRDRSNLITHQRIHTGEKPYKCRECGKCFNQSSSLIIHQRIHTGEKPYKCMECGKDFNNSSHFSAHRRTHTGGKAL from the exons ATGGCACCACAGCCTTTAAAAGAGAGTG CTGTCCTCGCTCCCCGAGTCCCTACTCTCCCAAAGATGGGGAGTGTTGGAGATTGGGAGGTGACAGCTGAGTCCCAG GATGCCCTTGGCCCTGGCAGGCATGCTGAGAAGGAGTTCTGCAAGGACGCCCTGGGAGACGACTGTGGGAACGGCGTGTGCTTGG GAGTTTCAGTTTCAAAGCCAAGTATTACCTCCCAGAGAGAGCGAGGACCAGAGTTTTGGGGTATAAGTCTTAAAAATTCTTGGAAAAGGAACACTGCAGATTACAGCATGGAAAATGAGCAAACAAAACCTGCTCAGGCATTGGCCTGGAGGGACTCAAGAACCTGGGAAGAGCAGTACCAATGGGACGTGGAGGACATGAAGGTGTCAGGTGTTCACTGGGGCTACGAGGAGACCAAGACTTTCCTGGCCATTTTGAGTGAGTCTCCTTTCTCCGAAAAGCTCCGTACTTGTCACCAGAACCGCCAGGTGTACCGGGCCATTGCAGAGCGGCTAAGGGCAAGGGGCTTCCTGCGGACACTGGAGCAGTGTCGCTACAGGGTCAAAAACCTCCTTCGGAATTACCGGAAAGCCAAGAGCAGCCACCCACCAGGGACCTGTCCCTTCTATGAGGAGCTGGAAGCCCTGGTGAGGGCTCGGACAGCCATCAGAGTCACAGACAGCCCAGGAGAGGCTGTGGCACTCCCCAGGCTGGGGGACAGTGACACAGAGATGGatgagcaggaggaaggggcctGGGAGCCCGAGGAAACAGCAGAAGACTGTAATGGTGCTGGCCTGGTCACTGATGAGTCCGCCCAGGGGTCCAGGATTGCAGGAGGCCCAGCTCTGCTCCAGAGCCGTATTG CAGGTGTGCACTGGGGCTATGAGGAGACCAAGGCCTTCCTGGCGATTCTCAGCGAGTCCCCATTCTCTGAAAAGCTTCGCACCTGTCACCAGAACAGCCAGGTGTACCGGGCCATTGCAGAGCGGCTGTGTGCCATGGGCTTCCTGCGGACCCTGGAGCAGTGTCGCTACAGATTCAAAAACCTCCTTCGAAGCTACCGGAAAGCCAAGAGCAGCCACCCGCCGGGGACGTGCCCTTTCTATGAGGAGCTGGACTCGCTGATGAGGGCTCGGACCGTGGTCAGGGCCATAGGGACTGTCAGGGAGGCCATGGGTCTCCCGAGGTGTGGGCAGAGCAGTGCTGAGGCTGATGACCAGGAGGCCTGGGCTGAGATGGCAGATGAAGATGCTGTCAAACCTCCAACCCCATGTCCTAAAACCCCAGACACGG GTTTTGAAGTGAGGCCTGAGGATGAAGACCAGATTTCAGAGCAGGACATTTTTGAGGGTTTGCCTGGAGCCCTGTCCACGTGTACTGCAGAGGCTGTCTGCCGGCCTCTTGACTGGGGGGCAGACAGTGAAAATGAACTTGAAAATGAAGGCAAACAGCAGTGGGGAAACCCCCCAGGGGAGCAGTGGGAGGAATGCTCTTCTGAAGAAGACTTAGAAAAGCTCATTGACCATCAAGGCCTGTACCTTGTGGAGAAGCCCTACAAGTGTGATGCATGTGTGAAGAGCTTCAGTCGGAGCTCCCACTTCCTCGCTCACCAGCGGATCCACACGGGTGAGAGGCCCTACAGATGCCTTGAATGTGGCAAGAACTTCAGTGACCGCTCCAACCTCAATACccatcagagaatccacactggagagaagccctacaaATGCCTTGAATGTGGGAAAGGCTTCAGTGACCACTCCAATCTCGTCACTCACCAGAGAATCCACACAGGGGAAAAGCCCTATAAATGTGGGGAATGTTGGAAAAGCTTCAACCAGAGCTCAAACCTTCTGAAACATCAGAGAATCCACTTGGGAGGAAATCCTGACCAGTGTAGTGAGCCTGCAGAAGACTCTGGCCAAAGCCCGTCTTTTAGTGCTCACTGGAAGGGTTCTGCAAAGGAGACATCTCCTGAACAACCTCAGAGTATCAATAAGAACTTGAATTCTCCTGGAGCACACAGCACCAACTCAGGGGAGAAACTCTATGAGTGTTCTGAATGTGGAAGAAGCTTCTCTAAAAGCTCTGCCCTCATCAGTCACCAAAGAATCCATACAGGGGAGAAACCATATGAATGTGCCGAATGTGGGAAAAGCTTCAGTAAGAGCTCCACCCTGGCCAACCACCAGCGAACCCACACCGGGGAGAAGCCGTACAAGTGCGTGGACTGCGGGAAGTGCTTCAGCGAGCGCTCCAAGCTCATCACGCACCAGAGAGtgcacacaggagagaagccctacAAATGCCTCGAGTGTGGAAAATTCTTCCGTGACCGTTCTAACCTCATTACTCACCAGAGGATTCACACGGGAGAGAAGCCGTATAAGTGCAGAGAGTGTGGGAAATGCTTTAACCAGAGCTCCAGTCTTATTATTCACCAGAGAatccacactggggagaaaccctACAAGTGCATGGAGTGCGGCAAAGACTTCAACAACAGCTCTCACTTTAGCGCCCACCGGCGAACCCACACGGGAGGGAAAGCATTGTAG
- the ZSCAN20 gene encoding zinc finger and SCAN domain-containing protein 20 isoform X1, translated as MAVALESQAHASPPPEPEEVLIVKLEEDSWGSESKPQEKGHESVSGPEASRQRFRQFQYRDAAGPHEAFSQLWALCCRWLRPEIRLKEQILELLVLEQFLTILPRDVQTWVQARHPESGEEAVALVEDWHREARATGQRELELCEEETKSLKAVQESPSFQLQPVDSWPEGQSQKQWVKNTCPDLPNHLNAKMAPQPLKESAVLAPRVPTLPKMGSVGDWEVTAESQDALGPGRHAEKEFCKDALGDDCGNGVCLGVSVSKPSITSQRERGPEFWGISLKNSWKRNTADYSMENEQTKPAQALAWRDSRTWEEQYQWDVEDMKVSGVHWGYEETKTFLAILSESPFSEKLRTCHQNRQVYRAIAERLRARGFLRTLEQCRYRVKNLLRNYRKAKSSHPPGTCPFYEELEALVRARTAIRVTDSPGEAVALPRLGDSDTEMDEQEEGAWEPEETAEDCNGAGLVTDESAQGSRIAGGPALLQSRIAGVHWGYEETKAFLAILSESPFSEKLRTCHQNSQVYRAIAERLCAMGFLRTLEQCRYRFKNLLRSYRKAKSSHPPGTCPFYEELDSLMRARTVVRAIGTVREAMGLPRCGQSSAEADDQEAWAEMADEDAVKPPTPCPKTPDTGFEVRPEDEDQISEQDIFEGLPGALSTCTAEAVCRPLDWGADSENELENEGKQQWGNPPGEQWEECSSEEDLEKLIDHQGLYLVEKPYKCDACVKSFSRSSHFLAHQRIHTGERPYRCLECGKNFSDRSNLNTHQRIHTGEKPYKCLECGKGFSDHSNLVTHQRIHTGEKPYKCGECWKSFNQSSNLLKHQRIHLGGNPDQCSEPAEDSGQSPSFSAHWKGSAKETSPEQPQSINKNLNSPGAHSTNSGEKLYECSECGRSFSKSSALISHQRIHTGEKPYECAECGKSFSKSSTLANHQRTHTGEKPYKCVDCGKCFSERSKLITHQRVHTGEKPYKCLECGKFFRDRSNLITHQRIHTGEKPYKCRECGKCFNQSSSLIIHQRIHTGEKPYKCMECGKDFNNSSHFSAHRRTHTGGKAL; from the exons ATGGCGGTGGCCCTGGAATCCCAGGCCCATGCCTCTCCCCCACCAGAGCCTGAAGAAGTCCTGATTGTGAAACTGGAGGAGGACTCGTGGGGCTCAGAATCCAAACCCCAGGAGAAGGGCCACGAGTCTGTCTCAGGCCCTGAGGCCTCCCGCCAGCGCTTCAGGCAGTTCCAGTACAGGGATGCAGCTGGACCCCACGAGGCCTTCAGCCAGCTCTGGGCTCTCTGCTGTCGTTGGCTGAGGCCAGAGATCCGCCTCAAAGAGCAGATCCTGGAGCTGCTGGTGCTAGAGCAATTCCTGACTATCTTACCCAGGGACGTCCAGACCTGGGTGCAGGCGCGCCACCCTGAGAGCGGTGAGGAGGCGGTGGCCCTGGTGGAGGATTGGCACCGGGAGGCGCGGGCTACAGGACAGCGG GAATTGGAATTGTGTGAAGAAGAGACCAAGTCCTTAAAGGCAGTGCAAGAATCTCCGAGCTTCCAGCTGCAGCCAGTGGATTCCTGGCCTGAGGGACAGTCCCAGAAGCAGTGGGTGAAGAATACATGCCCTGACCTTCCCAATCATCTAAATGCCAAGATGGCACCACAGCCTTTAAAAGAGAGTG CTGTCCTCGCTCCCCGAGTCCCTACTCTCCCAAAGATGGGGAGTGTTGGAGATTGGGAGGTGACAGCTGAGTCCCAG GATGCCCTTGGCCCTGGCAGGCATGCTGAGAAGGAGTTCTGCAAGGACGCCCTGGGAGACGACTGTGGGAACGGCGTGTGCTTGG GAGTTTCAGTTTCAAAGCCAAGTATTACCTCCCAGAGAGAGCGAGGACCAGAGTTTTGGGGTATAAGTCTTAAAAATTCTTGGAAAAGGAACACTGCAGATTACAGCATGGAAAATGAGCAAACAAAACCTGCTCAGGCATTGGCCTGGAGGGACTCAAGAACCTGGGAAGAGCAGTACCAATGGGACGTGGAGGACATGAAGGTGTCAGGTGTTCACTGGGGCTACGAGGAGACCAAGACTTTCCTGGCCATTTTGAGTGAGTCTCCTTTCTCCGAAAAGCTCCGTACTTGTCACCAGAACCGCCAGGTGTACCGGGCCATTGCAGAGCGGCTAAGGGCAAGGGGCTTCCTGCGGACACTGGAGCAGTGTCGCTACAGGGTCAAAAACCTCCTTCGGAATTACCGGAAAGCCAAGAGCAGCCACCCACCAGGGACCTGTCCCTTCTATGAGGAGCTGGAAGCCCTGGTGAGGGCTCGGACAGCCATCAGAGTCACAGACAGCCCAGGAGAGGCTGTGGCACTCCCCAGGCTGGGGGACAGTGACACAGAGATGGatgagcaggaggaaggggcctGGGAGCCCGAGGAAACAGCAGAAGACTGTAATGGTGCTGGCCTGGTCACTGATGAGTCCGCCCAGGGGTCCAGGATTGCAGGAGGCCCAGCTCTGCTCCAGAGCCGTATTG CAGGTGTGCACTGGGGCTATGAGGAGACCAAGGCCTTCCTGGCGATTCTCAGCGAGTCCCCATTCTCTGAAAAGCTTCGCACCTGTCACCAGAACAGCCAGGTGTACCGGGCCATTGCAGAGCGGCTGTGTGCCATGGGCTTCCTGCGGACCCTGGAGCAGTGTCGCTACAGATTCAAAAACCTCCTTCGAAGCTACCGGAAAGCCAAGAGCAGCCACCCGCCGGGGACGTGCCCTTTCTATGAGGAGCTGGACTCGCTGATGAGGGCTCGGACCGTGGTCAGGGCCATAGGGACTGTCAGGGAGGCCATGGGTCTCCCGAGGTGTGGGCAGAGCAGTGCTGAGGCTGATGACCAGGAGGCCTGGGCTGAGATGGCAGATGAAGATGCTGTCAAACCTCCAACCCCATGTCCTAAAACCCCAGACACGG GTTTTGAAGTGAGGCCTGAGGATGAAGACCAGATTTCAGAGCAGGACATTTTTGAGGGTTTGCCTGGAGCCCTGTCCACGTGTACTGCAGAGGCTGTCTGCCGGCCTCTTGACTGGGGGGCAGACAGTGAAAATGAACTTGAAAATGAAGGCAAACAGCAGTGGGGAAACCCCCCAGGGGAGCAGTGGGAGGAATGCTCTTCTGAAGAAGACTTAGAAAAGCTCATTGACCATCAAGGCCTGTACCTTGTGGAGAAGCCCTACAAGTGTGATGCATGTGTGAAGAGCTTCAGTCGGAGCTCCCACTTCCTCGCTCACCAGCGGATCCACACGGGTGAGAGGCCCTACAGATGCCTTGAATGTGGCAAGAACTTCAGTGACCGCTCCAACCTCAATACccatcagagaatccacactggagagaagccctacaaATGCCTTGAATGTGGGAAAGGCTTCAGTGACCACTCCAATCTCGTCACTCACCAGAGAATCCACACAGGGGAAAAGCCCTATAAATGTGGGGAATGTTGGAAAAGCTTCAACCAGAGCTCAAACCTTCTGAAACATCAGAGAATCCACTTGGGAGGAAATCCTGACCAGTGTAGTGAGCCTGCAGAAGACTCTGGCCAAAGCCCGTCTTTTAGTGCTCACTGGAAGGGTTCTGCAAAGGAGACATCTCCTGAACAACCTCAGAGTATCAATAAGAACTTGAATTCTCCTGGAGCACACAGCACCAACTCAGGGGAGAAACTCTATGAGTGTTCTGAATGTGGAAGAAGCTTCTCTAAAAGCTCTGCCCTCATCAGTCACCAAAGAATCCATACAGGGGAGAAACCATATGAATGTGCCGAATGTGGGAAAAGCTTCAGTAAGAGCTCCACCCTGGCCAACCACCAGCGAACCCACACCGGGGAGAAGCCGTACAAGTGCGTGGACTGCGGGAAGTGCTTCAGCGAGCGCTCCAAGCTCATCACGCACCAGAGAGtgcacacaggagagaagccctacAAATGCCTCGAGTGTGGAAAATTCTTCCGTGACCGTTCTAACCTCATTACTCACCAGAGGATTCACACGGGAGAGAAGCCGTATAAGTGCAGAGAGTGTGGGAAATGCTTTAACCAGAGCTCCAGTCTTATTATTCACCAGAGAatccacactggggagaaaccctACAAGTGCATGGAGTGCGGCAAAGACTTCAACAACAGCTCTCACTTTAGCGCCCACCGGCGAACCCACACGGGAGGGAAAGCATTGTAG
- the ZSCAN20 gene encoding zinc finger and SCAN domain-containing protein 20 isoform X2, whose protein sequence is MAVALESQAHASPPPEPEEVLIVKLEEDSWGSESKPQEKGHESVSGPEASRQRFRQFQYRDAAGPHEAFSQLWALCCRWLRPEIRLKEQILELLVLEQFLTILPRDVQTWVQARHPESGEEAVALVEDWHREARATGQRELELCEEETKSLKAVQESPSFQLQPVDSWPEGQSQKQWVKNTCPDLPNHLNAKMAPQPLKESAVLAPRVPTLPKMGSVGDWEVTAESQDALGPGRHAEKEFCKDALGDDCGNGVCLGVSVSKPSITSQRERGPEFWGISLKNSWKRNTADYSMENEQTKPAQALAWRDSRTWEEQYQWDVEDMKVSGVHWGYEETKTFLAILSESPFSEKLRTCHQNRQVYRAIAERLRARGFLRTLEQCRYRVKNLLRNYRKAKSSHPPGTCPFYEELEALVRARTAIRVTDSPGEAVALPRLGDSDTEMDEQEEGAWEPEETAEDCNGAGLVTDESAQGSRIAGGPALLQSRIGVHWGYEETKAFLAILSESPFSEKLRTCHQNSQVYRAIAERLCAMGFLRTLEQCRYRFKNLLRSYRKAKSSHPPGTCPFYEELDSLMRARTVVRAIGTVREAMGLPRCGQSSAEADDQEAWAEMADEDAVKPPTPCPKTPDTGFEVRPEDEDQISEQDIFEGLPGALSTCTAEAVCRPLDWGADSENELENEGKQQWGNPPGEQWEECSSEEDLEKLIDHQGLYLVEKPYKCDACVKSFSRSSHFLAHQRIHTGERPYRCLECGKNFSDRSNLNTHQRIHTGEKPYKCLECGKGFSDHSNLVTHQRIHTGEKPYKCGECWKSFNQSSNLLKHQRIHLGGNPDQCSEPAEDSGQSPSFSAHWKGSAKETSPEQPQSINKNLNSPGAHSTNSGEKLYECSECGRSFSKSSALISHQRIHTGEKPYECAECGKSFSKSSTLANHQRTHTGEKPYKCVDCGKCFSERSKLITHQRVHTGEKPYKCLECGKFFRDRSNLITHQRIHTGEKPYKCRECGKCFNQSSSLIIHQRIHTGEKPYKCMECGKDFNNSSHFSAHRRTHTGGKAL, encoded by the exons ATGGCGGTGGCCCTGGAATCCCAGGCCCATGCCTCTCCCCCACCAGAGCCTGAAGAAGTCCTGATTGTGAAACTGGAGGAGGACTCGTGGGGCTCAGAATCCAAACCCCAGGAGAAGGGCCACGAGTCTGTCTCAGGCCCTGAGGCCTCCCGCCAGCGCTTCAGGCAGTTCCAGTACAGGGATGCAGCTGGACCCCACGAGGCCTTCAGCCAGCTCTGGGCTCTCTGCTGTCGTTGGCTGAGGCCAGAGATCCGCCTCAAAGAGCAGATCCTGGAGCTGCTGGTGCTAGAGCAATTCCTGACTATCTTACCCAGGGACGTCCAGACCTGGGTGCAGGCGCGCCACCCTGAGAGCGGTGAGGAGGCGGTGGCCCTGGTGGAGGATTGGCACCGGGAGGCGCGGGCTACAGGACAGCGG GAATTGGAATTGTGTGAAGAAGAGACCAAGTCCTTAAAGGCAGTGCAAGAATCTCCGAGCTTCCAGCTGCAGCCAGTGGATTCCTGGCCTGAGGGACAGTCCCAGAAGCAGTGGGTGAAGAATACATGCCCTGACCTTCCCAATCATCTAAATGCCAAGATGGCACCACAGCCTTTAAAAGAGAGTG CTGTCCTCGCTCCCCGAGTCCCTACTCTCCCAAAGATGGGGAGTGTTGGAGATTGGGAGGTGACAGCTGAGTCCCAG GATGCCCTTGGCCCTGGCAGGCATGCTGAGAAGGAGTTCTGCAAGGACGCCCTGGGAGACGACTGTGGGAACGGCGTGTGCTTGG GAGTTTCAGTTTCAAAGCCAAGTATTACCTCCCAGAGAGAGCGAGGACCAGAGTTTTGGGGTATAAGTCTTAAAAATTCTTGGAAAAGGAACACTGCAGATTACAGCATGGAAAATGAGCAAACAAAACCTGCTCAGGCATTGGCCTGGAGGGACTCAAGAACCTGGGAAGAGCAGTACCAATGGGACGTGGAGGACATGAAGGTGTCAGGTGTTCACTGGGGCTACGAGGAGACCAAGACTTTCCTGGCCATTTTGAGTGAGTCTCCTTTCTCCGAAAAGCTCCGTACTTGTCACCAGAACCGCCAGGTGTACCGGGCCATTGCAGAGCGGCTAAGGGCAAGGGGCTTCCTGCGGACACTGGAGCAGTGTCGCTACAGGGTCAAAAACCTCCTTCGGAATTACCGGAAAGCCAAGAGCAGCCACCCACCAGGGACCTGTCCCTTCTATGAGGAGCTGGAAGCCCTGGTGAGGGCTCGGACAGCCATCAGAGTCACAGACAGCCCAGGAGAGGCTGTGGCACTCCCCAGGCTGGGGGACAGTGACACAGAGATGGatgagcaggaggaaggggcctGGGAGCCCGAGGAAACAGCAGAAGACTGTAATGGTGCTGGCCTGGTCACTGATGAGTCCGCCCAGGGGTCCAGGATTGCAGGAGGCCCAGCTCTGCTCCAGAGCCGTATTG GTGTGCACTGGGGCTATGAGGAGACCAAGGCCTTCCTGGCGATTCTCAGCGAGTCCCCATTCTCTGAAAAGCTTCGCACCTGTCACCAGAACAGCCAGGTGTACCGGGCCATTGCAGAGCGGCTGTGTGCCATGGGCTTCCTGCGGACCCTGGAGCAGTGTCGCTACAGATTCAAAAACCTCCTTCGAAGCTACCGGAAAGCCAAGAGCAGCCACCCGCCGGGGACGTGCCCTTTCTATGAGGAGCTGGACTCGCTGATGAGGGCTCGGACCGTGGTCAGGGCCATAGGGACTGTCAGGGAGGCCATGGGTCTCCCGAGGTGTGGGCAGAGCAGTGCTGAGGCTGATGACCAGGAGGCCTGGGCTGAGATGGCAGATGAAGATGCTGTCAAACCTCCAACCCCATGTCCTAAAACCCCAGACACGG GTTTTGAAGTGAGGCCTGAGGATGAAGACCAGATTTCAGAGCAGGACATTTTTGAGGGTTTGCCTGGAGCCCTGTCCACGTGTACTGCAGAGGCTGTCTGCCGGCCTCTTGACTGGGGGGCAGACAGTGAAAATGAACTTGAAAATGAAGGCAAACAGCAGTGGGGAAACCCCCCAGGGGAGCAGTGGGAGGAATGCTCTTCTGAAGAAGACTTAGAAAAGCTCATTGACCATCAAGGCCTGTACCTTGTGGAGAAGCCCTACAAGTGTGATGCATGTGTGAAGAGCTTCAGTCGGAGCTCCCACTTCCTCGCTCACCAGCGGATCCACACGGGTGAGAGGCCCTACAGATGCCTTGAATGTGGCAAGAACTTCAGTGACCGCTCCAACCTCAATACccatcagagaatccacactggagagaagccctacaaATGCCTTGAATGTGGGAAAGGCTTCAGTGACCACTCCAATCTCGTCACTCACCAGAGAATCCACACAGGGGAAAAGCCCTATAAATGTGGGGAATGTTGGAAAAGCTTCAACCAGAGCTCAAACCTTCTGAAACATCAGAGAATCCACTTGGGAGGAAATCCTGACCAGTGTAGTGAGCCTGCAGAAGACTCTGGCCAAAGCCCGTCTTTTAGTGCTCACTGGAAGGGTTCTGCAAAGGAGACATCTCCTGAACAACCTCAGAGTATCAATAAGAACTTGAATTCTCCTGGAGCACACAGCACCAACTCAGGGGAGAAACTCTATGAGTGTTCTGAATGTGGAAGAAGCTTCTCTAAAAGCTCTGCCCTCATCAGTCACCAAAGAATCCATACAGGGGAGAAACCATATGAATGTGCCGAATGTGGGAAAAGCTTCAGTAAGAGCTCCACCCTGGCCAACCACCAGCGAACCCACACCGGGGAGAAGCCGTACAAGTGCGTGGACTGCGGGAAGTGCTTCAGCGAGCGCTCCAAGCTCATCACGCACCAGAGAGtgcacacaggagagaagccctacAAATGCCTCGAGTGTGGAAAATTCTTCCGTGACCGTTCTAACCTCATTACTCACCAGAGGATTCACACGGGAGAGAAGCCGTATAAGTGCAGAGAGTGTGGGAAATGCTTTAACCAGAGCTCCAGTCTTATTATTCACCAGAGAatccacactggggagaaaccctACAAGTGCATGGAGTGCGGCAAAGACTTCAACAACAGCTCTCACTTTAGCGCCCACCGGCGAACCCACACGGGAGGGAAAGCATTGTAG